A single region of the Ziziphus jujuba cultivar Dongzao chromosome 10, ASM3175591v1 genome encodes:
- the LOC107410537 gene encoding uncharacterized protein LOC107410537 — translation MTTISDSETRKIRNICILAHVDHGKTTLADHLIAASGGGVLHPKMAGRLRFMDYLDEEQRRAITMKSSSIALRYKDHSINLIDSPGHMDFCSEVSTAARLSDGALVLVDAVEGVHIQTHAVLRQAWIEKLTPCLVLNKIDRLICELRLTPMEAYTRLLRIVHEVNGIVSAYKSEKYLSDVDSILAGPSGEVGDESLEFVEDDEEDTFQPQKGNVAFVCALDGWGFSICEFAEFYASKLGASAAALQKALWGPRYYNPKTKMIVGKKGIGGGSKARPMFVQFVLEPLWQVYQVALNTDADKGLLEKVIKSFNLSVPPRELQNKDPKVVLQAVMSRWLPLSNAVLSMVVKCLPDPVTAQSFRISRLLPKREILDDGADSNVLAEAEHVRRCIESCDSRPEAPCVAFVSKMFAVPMKMLPNRGSHGEIVNNLIHEGGEGESDECFLAFARIFSGILYSGQRIFILSALYDPLKGESMQKHMQEAELQSLYLMMGQGLKPVTSAHAGNVVAIRGLGQHILKSATLSSTKNCWPFSSMAFQVSPTLRVAIEPSDPADMGALMKGLKLLNRADPFVEVTVSGRGEHVLFAAGEVHLERCIKDLKERFARVSLEVSPPLVSYKETIEGESSNMLENLKLLTGSSDYVEKTTPNGRCVVRVRLVKLPTALTKVLEESSDLLGDLIGGKAGRTSNGSETQISSIVEVENSIETLKKRMMDAVESDISSSENDKDRAEKRQRTWLKLLKRIWALGPRQIGPNILISPDFKGNGTDSSVLIRGSSHVSEKLGFVDDSSDGDAVAETSSAVNQELSVEAERLESSVVSGFQLATAAGPLCDEPMWGLAFAVEAFISPLPAHSDESETSQQQPEQYGIFTGQVMTAVKDACRAAVLQKKPRLVEAMYFCELNTSTEYLGPMYAVLARRRARILKEEMQEGSSLFTVHAYVPVSESFGFADELRRWTSGGASALLVLSHWEALPEDPFFVPKTEEEIEEFGDGSSVLPNTARKLLDAVRRRKGLPVEEKVVRHATKQRTLARKV, via the coding sequence ATGACAACAATATCCGACTCCGAAACTCGGAAAATCCGAAACATATGCATTCTGGCCCACGTCGATCACGGAAAAACCACGCTTGCCGACCATTTGATTGCCGCCTCCGGCGGCGGCGTACTCCACCCCAAGATGGCCGGTCGTCTCCGTTTCATGGATTACCTCGACGAGGAACAAAGGCGAGCTATCACCATGAAGAGCTCCTCCATTGCTCTACGCTATAAAGACCACTCCATCAACCTCATAGACTCCCCTGGTCACATGGACTTTTGCAGCGAGGTATCCACCGCCGCTCGCCTCAGCGACGGCGCGTTGGTCCTCGTCGACGCCGTTGAGGGCGTCCACATTCAGACCCACGCCGTTCTTCGCCAGGCTTGGATTGAGAAGCTCACACCGTGTTTGGTGCTCAACAAGATTGATAGGTTGATATGTGAGTTGAGGTTGACTCCCATGGAGGCTTATACACGGTTGTTGAGGATTGTTCACGAGGTAAATGGGATCGTCAGCGCGTATAAGTCCGAGAAGTACTTGTCTGATGTTGATTCTATATTGGCAGGGCCTTCGGGCGAGGTGGGTGATGAGAGTTTGGAGTTTGTAGAGGACGATGAGGAAGATACGTTTCAACCCCAGAAAGGAAATGTTGCATTTGTGTGTGCTTTGGATGGATGGGGTTTCAGTATCTGTGAGTTTGCTGAATTCTATGCTTCAAAGCTTGGTGCTAGTGCGGCTGCTTTACAAAAGGCTTTATGGGGTCCTCGGTATTACAATCCAAAGACGAAGATGATTGTCGGGAAGAAAGGAATAGGGGGAGGGAGTAAGGCTCGGCCTATGTTTGTTCAGTTTGTGCTTGAGCCGCTTTGGCAGGTTTATCAGGTGGCATTGAATACTGATGCGGATAAAGGATTGCTTGAGAAAGTTATCAAGTCGTTTAATTTGTCTGTACCACCTCGTGAGCTTCAGAACAAGGATCCCAAGGTTGTACTTCAGGCTGTAATGAGCCGTTGGCTTCCTCTATCCAATGCGGTGTTGTCAATGGTGGTCAAGTGTTTGCCTGATCCTGTTACAGCTCAGTCATTTCGTATTTCGCGTTTGCTTCCAAAAAGGGAGATTTTGGATGATGGGGCTGACTCTAATGTGCTTGCGGAGGCAGAACATGTGAGAAGATGTATTGAGAGTTGTGACTCTAGGCCTGAAGCCCCTTGTGTTGCTTTTGTATCTAAAATGTTTGCTGTCCCAATGAAAATGCTCCCAAACAGAGGCTCACATGGCGAAATCGTTAACAATCTGATCCATGAAGGTGGAGAAGGTGAATCTGATGAATGCTTTCTTGCATTTGCAAGGATTTTTAGTGGTATTCTTTATTCAGGACAgagaatttttattctttctgcTTTATATGATCCGTTAAAGGGGGAGTCAATGCAGAAGCATATGCAGGAGGCCGAGTTGCAATCTTTGTATCTAATGATGGGTCAAGGTTTAAAGCCTGTGACCTCCGCACATGCTGGGAATGTTGTGGCGATCCGAGGCCTTGGCCAGCATATACTGAAAAGTGCAACTCTTTCATCTACAAAGAACTGCTGGCCTTTCTCTAGTATGGCATTTCAGGTTTCTCCTACACTTAGAGTTGCAATTGAGCCGTCTGATCCAGCAGACATGGGTGCTTTAATGAAAGGTTTAAAGCTTTTGAATCGGGCAGACCCGTTTGTAGAGGTCACAGTTTCAGGAAGGGGAGAGCATGTTCTATTTGCTGCAGGAGAAGTTCATCTTGAGAGATGCATAAAGGACTTGAAGGAGAGATTTGCCAGGGTAAGCTTGGAAGTCTCACCACCTCTTGTGTCCTATAAAGAGACCATAGAGGGGGAGTCATCCAATATGTTGGagaatttaaaattgttaactGGGAGCTCAGATTATGTTGAGAAGACAACACCAAATGGAAGATGCGTGGTAAGAGTGCGATTGGTGAAACTACCAACTGCTTTAACAAAGGTGCTTGAGGAAAGTTCTGATTTACTTGGAGATCTCATTGGTGGTAAGGCTGGGCGGACAAGTAATGGTTCAGAAACACAGATATCGAGCATTGTGGAAGTTGAGAATTCAATTGAAACACTAAAGAAACGCATGATGGATGCTGTGGAGAGTGATATTTCGTCCAGTGAGAATGATAAGGACCGGGCTGAAAAGCGTCAAAGAACATGGCTAAAACTTCTGAAGAGGATATGGGCACTTGGGCCAAGGCAGATTGGTCCTAACATCCTCATTAGTCCAGACTTTAAAGGAAATGGTACTGACAGCTCTGTGCTTATTCGTGGTTCCTCTCACGTGTCTGAGAAATTAGGATTTGTGGATGATTCTAGCGATGGTGATGCAGTTGCTGAGACATCTTCAGCAGTAAATCAAGAATTGTCAGTTGAAGCTGAGAGACTTGAGAGTAGTGTTGTATCTGGGTTTCAACTAGCCACAGCCGCTGGACCTTTATGCGATGAACCTATGTGGGGTTTGGCATTTGCTGTTGAAGCTTTCATTTCTCCATTGCCAGCGCATTCTGATGAGTCAGAAACCTCACAGCAGCAACCTGAACAATATGGCATCTTCACTGGACAGGTTATGACAGCCGTCAAAGATGCTTGTAGAGCAGCTGTTCTTCAAAAGAAGCCGCGGCTTGTGGAAGCCATGTACTTCTGTGAATTGAATACCTCAACTGAATATTTGGGTCCAATGTATGCTGTACTTGCACGAAGACGAGCACGGATTTTGAAGGAAGAAATGCAGGAAGGTTCTTCATTGTTTACTGTGCATGCATATGTGCCAGTTTCTGAAAGCTTTGGTTTTGCAGATGAGCTCAGGAGATGGACTTCTGGAGGTGCAAGTGCTCTTCTTGTGCTTAGCCACTGGGAGGCACTACCTGAAGATCCTTTCTTTGTACccaaaacagaagaagaaattgaagagtTTGGTGATGGTTCTAGTGTGCTACCCAATACAGCAAGAAAGCTCCTTGACGCAGTAAGAAGGCGGAAGGGTCTCCCTGTGGAGGAAAAAGTAGTACGACATGCAACAAAACAGAGGACCCTTGCCCGTAAAGTGTAG